A region of Natribaculum luteum DNA encodes the following proteins:
- a CDS encoding type I restriction-modification system subunit M codes for MAISLDELESHLFKCADIIRDAVDPTDYKEYILPLVYYKSISDEFEVQYEQNVEEYGEDFARRENLYDIPIVPEGYLWDDLRAVSDNVDKAIDDAFTEIVAENPGLRGVFRADFSDTDALDDGRLSRLLEHLGTYDLDRDSVPPDMLGEAYMDLVRHFAEEEGKSGGQFFTPPHIVNLCVRLVDDFEDGDTFHDPTVGSGGMLIEAARYYEEQGGDSSKLTFTGQEINPDIAAIAKMNLSIHGLDGEIKREDSLSRPQFTDEENNELTRFDRVLANFPFSADWAKDELQDDPYGRFDWHEKLPRADRGDYAFIMHMAKQLKRPDKDGTGGKAAIVIPHGVLFRKHEQRYRRPMLENDMVEAIVGLPENLFQNNSIPSAVLVLNTDKPEGREGEVQFIHAADEAFYEELSNQNELTEDGLDHIVENFREWATEERVSRTVSLDEIRENDYNLNIALYVDTTEPEEDIDVEEELTKLRELQAERDEIEATMNEHMEALNYE; via the coding sequence ATGGCCATTTCGCTGGACGAGTTGGAATCTCATCTGTTCAAATGCGCCGACATAATCCGAGACGCCGTTGACCCGACTGACTACAAGGAGTACATCCTCCCGCTCGTTTACTACAAGTCAATCTCCGACGAGTTCGAAGTACAGTACGAACAGAACGTCGAGGAGTACGGCGAGGACTTCGCCCGCCGGGAGAATCTCTACGACATTCCCATCGTCCCCGAGGGCTATCTGTGGGACGACCTCCGTGCAGTAAGCGACAACGTCGATAAGGCGATTGATGATGCTTTCACCGAAATAGTTGCCGAGAATCCGGGATTGAGAGGGGTTTTCCGGGCGGATTTCAGCGACACCGATGCTTTAGACGATGGGAGACTAAGCAGGCTACTCGAACACCTCGGAACCTACGATCTCGACCGCGATAGCGTCCCCCCGGACATGCTCGGGGAGGCGTATATGGACTTGGTGCGCCACTTCGCAGAGGAAGAAGGCAAGTCCGGCGGGCAGTTCTTTACGCCGCCGCACATCGTCAACCTCTGCGTGCGTCTTGTCGATGACTTCGAGGACGGCGATACGTTCCACGATCCGACCGTTGGCTCCGGTGGGATGCTCATCGAGGCCGCTAGGTACTACGAGGAGCAAGGCGGTGACTCCTCAAAGCTGACGTTTACCGGGCAGGAAATCAACCCCGACATTGCGGCGATTGCGAAGATGAACCTCTCCATCCACGGCCTCGATGGGGAAATCAAGCGCGAAGACTCTCTTTCGCGTCCACAGTTCACCGACGAGGAGAACAACGAACTCACCCGCTTCGACCGCGTGCTGGCGAACTTCCCGTTCTCCGCTGATTGGGCGAAAGACGAACTTCAGGACGACCCGTATGGCCGCTTTGACTGGCACGAGAAACTCCCGCGTGCTGACCGGGGAGATTATGCCTTCATCATGCACATGGCGAAGCAGTTGAAGCGCCCCGACAAGGATGGGACGGGCGGGAAGGCGGCTATCGTCATTCCCCATGGTGTGCTGTTCCGGAAGCACGAGCAACGCTACCGGAGGCCTATGCTGGAGAACGACATGGTCGAAGCCATCGTTGGCCTCCCCGAGAACCTGTTCCAGAACAACTCGATTCCCTCCGCCGTTCTCGTGTTGAACACGGACAAACCCGAGGGGCGCGAGGGCGAGGTACAGTTCATCCACGCTGCCGACGAAGCGTTCTACGAGGAGTTGTCGAACCAGAACGAACTCACCGAGGACGGCCTCGATCACATCGTCGAGAACTTCCGCGAGTGGGCGACCGAGGAGCGTGTGAGTCGGACGGTGTCGCTTGACGAGATTCGCGAGAATGACTACAACCTGAACATCGCACTCTACGTCGATACGACCGAACCAGAGGAGGATATTGACGTAGAGGAGGAACTGACGAAGTTACGTGAGTTACAGGCAGAGCGCGACGAGATAGAGGCGACAATGAATGAGCATATGGAGGCCCTCAATTATGAATGA
- a CDS encoding tyrosine-type recombinase/integrase, whose protein sequence is MEDGEGYAVDQSEVRLMEEAVKRHKNRDKLVIRILWQTGMRRGELAELTLDDIDRPRREITIREEISKSDYTRVVAYHPSLDGLLRQWIDGGDRDALNRKNRDELLVGERGGKVRGERINEIVRDAAIDAGINRKLGYTDANGGTRWKITAHSLRHGYGTHMANKTDMGIWELSKQMGHASVDTTERIYVEHDRRAGLESAHRFVAE, encoded by the coding sequence ATGGAAGACGGGGAGGGTTACGCAGTTGATCAGTCCGAAGTGCGGTTGATGGAAGAGGCCGTGAAGCGTCACAAAAATCGTGATAAACTTGTCATCCGGATTCTCTGGCAGACAGGGATGCGTAGAGGGGAATTGGCCGAGCTGACGTTAGACGACATCGACCGTCCACGCCGCGAAATTACGATTCGTGAGGAAATCAGTAAGAGCGACTATACTCGCGTTGTTGCGTATCACCCGAGTCTCGATGGATTACTGCGCCAATGGATTGACGGTGGAGACCGAGATGCGTTGAATCGTAAAAACCGAGATGAACTACTGGTCGGTGAACGTGGTGGGAAGGTTCGAGGCGAACGGATTAACGAGATTGTTCGTGATGCGGCCATTGATGCAGGCATCAACCGGAAGTTAGGATATACGGATGCAAATGGGGGTACTCGCTGGAAGATTACGGCTCACTCACTGCGACATGGGTATGGAACTCACATGGCGAATAAGACGGATATGGGTATTTGGGAGTTGTCTAAGCAAATGGGGCACGCCTCTGTTGACACGACTGAGCGTATCTATGTGGAGCATGACAGGCGTGCTGGGTTGGAGTCTGCTCATCGGTTCGTGGCCGAGTAG